One window of the Populus trichocarpa isolate Nisqually-1 chromosome 9, P.trichocarpa_v4.1, whole genome shotgun sequence genome contains the following:
- the LOC7467376 gene encoding NAD(H) kinase 1 isoform X7 encodes MAIALSGNNICEMLQSWWTQTSIYNARGMIRLMLPCLVCWEVWEERNRRVSEGTTLMDCITGKSPGECNADIDAQRVENSTNQPMLRNETIEQSENCSTNGLCSHEILHDGGTDSQAKAVPNRIMRKASFKLSWRCKGDISDQHKHDIVSFERGNITAAGRSSKQISLKWESDPQTVLIMTKPNSTSVRILCAEMVRWLKDHKKLNIYVEPRVMGELLSESSYFNFVHTWKDEKEVLSLHTKVDLVVTLGGDGTVLWAASMFKGPVPPIVPFSLGSLGFMTPFYSEHYRDCLDSVLRGPISITLRHRLQCYVIRDAAKNEYEMEEPILVLNEVTIDRGISSFLTNLECYCDNSFVTCVQGDGLILSTTSGSTAYSLAAGGSMVHPQVPGILFTPICPHSLSFRPLILPEHVTIRVQVPFNSRSPAWASFDGKDRKQLAAGDALVCSMAPWPVPTACQIDSTNDFLRSIHDGLHWNLRKTQSFDGPRDL; translated from the exons ATGGCTATTGCACTATCAGGCAACAATATATGTGAAATGCTTCAAAGTTGGTGGACTCAGACTTCTATATATAATGCAAGGGGAATGATAAGATTAATGCTTCCGTGTCTTGTTTGCTGGGAAGTTTGGGAAGAACGAAATAGGAGAGTTTCTGAAG GAACGACTTTGATGGATTGTATTACAGGAAAGTCACCAGGGGAGTGTAATGCTGATATTGATGCTCAGCGGGTGGAAAACTCGACTAATCAACCCATGCTGAGAAATGAAACAATTGAACAATCTGAAAATTGTAGTACAAATGGGCTTTGCTCTCATGAAATTCTTCATGATGGAGGGACCGACTCCCAAGCCAAAGCAGTTCCAAACAGAATTATGAGAAAG GCATCTTTCAAGCTTTCATGGCGGTGCAAAGGTGATATTAGTGATCAACACAAACATGATATTGTCTCTTTTGAAAGAGGAAATATAACAGCTGCAGGGCGCAGCAGTAAACAG ATTTCTTTGAAGTGGGAATCTGACCCACAGACTGTGCTGATTATGACCAAACCAAATTCAACCTCTGTTCGGATTCTATGTGCAGAAATGGTCAG ATGGTTGAAAGATCATAAAAAGTTAAACATTTATGTGGAACCACGAGTGATGGGTGAACTTCTATCAGAATCATCATACTTCAACTTTGTGCATACATGGAAAGATG AGAAGGAAGTTTTGAGCCTGCACACAAAAGTTGACCTTGTCGTGACTCTTGGTGGGGATGGCACTGTTCTTTGG GCAGCATCAATGTTCAAAGGACCAGTTCCCCCAATTGTACCGTTTTCTTTGGGGTCTCTTGGCTTTATGACACCATTCT ATAGTGAACATTACCGAGATTGCCTTGATTCAGTCCTTAGGGGTCCAATCAGTATAACATTACGACACCGGTTGCAATGCTATGTTATTAGAGATGCCGCTAAAAATGAGTACGAAATGGAGGAGCCTATACTTGTTTTGAATGAGGTTACAATCGACCGTGGAATATCATCATTCCTTACAAATTTGGAATGCTATTGTGACAACTCTTTTGTCACATGTGTCCAAGGTGATGGATTAATTTtatcaacaacatcaggtaGCACTGCATATTCATTGGCAGCTGGAGGATCAATGGTTCATCCTCAG GTCCCTGGCATTCTCTTCACTCCAATCTGTCCACATTCCTTATCGTTTCGACCTCTGATATTACCTGAACATGTAACAATACGAGTTCAAGTTCCATTCAACAGCAGAAGCCCTGCTTGGGCCTCATTTGATGGTAAGGACAGGAAACAGTTGGCAGCTGGTGATGCACTTGTGTGCAGCATGGCACCATGGCCTGTGCCAACAGCATGCCAAATTGATTCTACAAACGACTTTTTGCGAAGTATCCACGATGGCCTCCACTGGAATCTTAGAAAGACCCAATCTTTTGATGGCCCTCGGgatttataa